AACTGTCCCCGCACTGCCGAGGTGGTGGTGACGGCGCCCGGTTTGCGGACCCCGCGCATCGCCATGCAGAGGTGCTCGGCCTCGATCACCACGATGGCGCCGCGCGGGTCCAGCTTGCGCATCAGCGCATCGGCGATCTGCGCGGTCAGGCGTTCCTGCACCTGCGGGCGCTTGGAGTACAGGTCGACCAGGCGGGCGATCTTCGACAGCCCGGTCACCCGGCCGTCCACCCCGGGGATGTACCCGACGTGGGCCACCCCGTGGAACGACACCAGGTGGTGCTCGCAGGTCGAGTACAGCGGGATCTCCTTGACCAGCACGAGCTCATCGTGTTCTTCGTCGAAGGTGGTGTTGAGCACCGCGTCCGGGTCGGTGTACAGACCGGCCATCAGCTCCTTGTACGCACGCGCCACGCGGGCCGGGGTGTCGAGCAGACCCTGACGATCGGGGTCCTCACCGATGGCGATCAGCAGCTCACGCACCGCCGCCTCGGCCCGCGGCTGGTCGAACACCCGCGTGGCCGTATCGGCGTTGTTGTGATGCTCACGCAGCGACTGCGACATGAAGCCTCCGTTCTTCCGATCAGCCGTGGGCCGGTGGGTTGGACCGGTCCGAACGGTCGGTCCGCTCAGGGGCACGGTCCTGACCCGCTTCCTCGTTGGGTGCGGGCTGGCCGGGATGAGGATACGGCTGATACGGGTACGGCTGGGGCTGCTGCCATCCCGACGGATGCGGCGGCGGGTACCAGTAACCCTGCGGCTGCTGTTGCGGCTGCGGCGGCTGGTATCCGGGCTGCGACGGCGCGGGCGGCCAACCCGGGGCGTGCCAGCCGGCAGGGGCGCCGTAATCGGGCTGGGTGGAACCGTTCTGGTTCGACCCGTTCGGCGGTGCACCGTTGGCGCCGGAACCGTTGGTCTCCTTGGCGCGCTCGGCTTCGCGGGTGGCGGCGGCGATGGCGGCCTTGAACGCCGGCTCGGGCACCGGCGGCGGCCACGGCTCGCCGCGCTCGATCGCGATCTCGCCCGGGGTCTTGATCGGCGGTTTGTCCGAGGGGACCCGGCCACCGAAGTCGTCGAACATGGTCAGCCGGGGACGCTTCTTCACGTCGCCGAAGATGGCCTCCAGCTCGGCGCGGTGCAGCGTCTCCTTCTCCAGGAGCTCGCCGGCCAACGTGTCGAGCACGTCGCGGTATTCGGTGAGGATCTCCCACGCCTCGGTGTGGGCGGCCTCGATGAGCTTGCGAACCTCGTCATCGATGTCGCGGGCCACCTCGTGGCCGAAGTCGGCCTGGGTGCCCATGGTGCGGCCGAGGAACGGATCCCCGTGCTCGCTGCCGTAGCGGACGGCACCCAGCTTGGAGCTCATGCCGTACTCGGTGACCATGGCGCGGGCGATCTTGGTGGCCTGTTCGATATCGGACACCGCGCCCGTGGTGGGCTCGCGGAAGACCAGTTCCTCGGCGGCGCGGCCGCCCATGGCGAACACCAGCCGGGCGATCATCTCGGAGCGGGTCATCAGACCCTTGTCGTCCTCGGGTACCGCGACGGCATGCCCGCCGGTGCGTCCGCGGGCCAGGATGGTCACCTTGTAGATCGGCTCGATGTCGGGCATCGCCCACGCGGCCAGGGTGTGTCCGCCCTCGTGGTAGGCGGTGATCTTCTTTTCCTGCTCGCTGATGATGCGGCCCTTGCGGCGCGGGCCGCCGACCACGCGGTCCACGGCTTCTTCCAGCGCAGCACCGGTGATGAGGGTGCCGTTCTCCCGGGCGGTGAGCAGCGCGGCCTCGTTGATGACGTTGGCCAGGTCGGCGCCGGACATGCCGACGGTCCGCTTGGCCAGCCCGTCCAGGTCGGCGTCGGGGGCGATCGGCTTGCCGGCCGAGTGCACCTTGAGCACCGCGCGGCGCCCGGCCAGATCCGGGTTGGACACCGGGATCTGGCGGTCGAAGCGGCCGGGCCGCAGCAGGGCCGGGTCGAGGATGTCGGGCCGGTTGGTGGCCGCGATCAGGATGACACCCTGGCGGTCGCCGAAGCCGTCCATCTCGACCAGCAACTGGTTCAGCGTCTGCTCGCGCTCGTCGTGGCCGCCGCCCATGCCGGCGCCACGCTGGCGGCCGACGGCGTCGATCTCGTCGACGAAGATGATGCACGGACTGTTGGCCTTGGCCTGTTCGAACATGTCGCGCACACGCGAGGCGCCGACACCGACGAACATCTCGACGAAGTCCGAACCGGAGATGGTGAAGAACGGAACGCCGGCCTCACCGGCGACGGCGCGGGCCAGCAGGGTCTTGCCGGTTCCGGGCGGGCCGTAGAGCAGCACGCCCTTGGGAATCTTGGCGCCCAGCGCCTGGTAGCGCGACGGGTTCTGCAGGAAGTCCTTGATCTCGTACAGCTCTTCGACGGCCTCGTCGACGCCGGCCACATCGGCGAACGTGGTCTTGGGCATGTCCTTGCCCAGCTGCTTGGCCTTCGATTTGCCGAAGCCGAAGCCCATCCGGCCGCCGCCCTGCATGCGGGAGAACATCACGAACAGCGCCACCAGCAACAGCAACGGCAGCATGTAGATCAGCATCGAACCGAGGAAGCTGCCCTGGTTGACGGTGGTACCGAACTTGACGTGCTTGGCATCGAGCTGGTCGACGAGCTTCACCGCATAGCCGGTCGGGTACTTCGTGATGACCTTGTCGCTGTTCTCGGTCTCTTCTTTGCCGCTCTTCAGGTCGAGACGCAGCTGCTGCTCACGGTCGTCGATCTGGGCGTTCTTGACGTTGTCGGCACCGATCTGGGCCACCGCCACCGAGGTGTCGACGGGCTTGTAGCCGCGGGTGTCGTCGCTGAAATAGAAAAACGACCAGCCCAGCAACAGCACGACCGCGATCACGGTCAGCGTACGGATCACATTTTTGCGGTTCATCGATCACTCGGCCGAGTTCGGCCCGGTCCTTCCAACGTGCGCAGTTGAGACATTCAAGGCTACCGCTAGACCAACGTCCGGCAGTTCCCGACGGTATCTAGCCGACGGCGAAGGCCTGTGCTTGGGTGAGATCGTGCTCACTTTTACCGAATTGCTCCTCGCGTGCGCGTAACCCAACGGTTGGTCGACACCAATGGCGTCACGCTGAAGGTGATCGAGGCGGGTGAACGCGGAAATCCGGTGGTGGTGCTGACCCACGGGTTCCCTGAGCTGGCCTATTCGTGGCGGCATCAGATCCCGGTGCTCGCAGCGGCCGGCTATCACGTATTAGCCCCCGACCAGCGGGGTTACGGGGGCTCGTCCCGTCCCGACGGTATCGACGCCTACAACATCGTGGAGCTGACCGCCGACATCGCGGGGCTGCTCGACGACGTCGACGCAGAGCGGGCGATCCTCATCGGCCACGACTGGGGCTCGCCCGTCGCCACCAACTTTCCGTTGTTCTTCCCCGACCGGGTGGCCGCGGTGGCCGCGCTGAGCGTGCCCCCGGTGCCGCGGGCATCCGGGCCGCCGACCCAGATCTGGCGCCGAATGGCCGGCGACAACTTCTTCTACATCCTGTACTTCCAGGAACCCGGTGTCGCCGATGCCGCCCTCGGCGCCGACGTGCGTGAGTCGATGCGCCGGATGATGACGATGGAAGGCGTCAGCGCGCCACCGGAGCAACTGACGGGACGCCCGCTGCCGCCCCTTCCGGAGTGGATCAGCCCCGACGAGTTCGAGCATTACGTCGAGGCGTTCAGCGAGACCGGGTTCACCGGGCCACTGAACTGGTACCGCAACTTCGACCGGAACTGGGAGCTCACCGATCCTGTCTCGGGAGTTACCGCGTGCCAGACCATCACGGCGCCAACCCTTTTCGTGGCCGGCACCGCCGATCCGGTGCTGAGCTTCACCCCGCGCGACCGGGTAGGTGACGTGGTGACTGGTGACTATCGCGAAGTGTTGATCGACGGCGCCGGCCACTGGCTGCAGCAGGAACGCCCCGACGAGGTCAACAAGGTGCTGTTGGAGTTCCTGGAAGGGCTGCGATGAGCGCTCGCGCGAAGAGCCAACACGGTGCGGTGAGTCCACTTCGTTTCGGCGTCTTCATCACGCCGTTCCACCCGGTCGGCCAATCACCCACCACTGCATTGCAATACGACATGGACCGGGTCGAGGCGCTGGACCGGCTGGGCTACGACGAGGCCTGGTTCGGCGAACACCATTCCGGCGGTTACGAACTCATCGCCTGCCCCGAGGTGTTCATCGCCGCGGTGGCCGAGCGGACCAAACACATCCGGCTGGGCACGGGCGTGGTATCGCTGCCCTATCACCACCCGCTCATGGTGGCCGACCGGTGGGTGTTGCTCGACCACCTCACCCGCGGGCGTGTGATGTTCGGAACCGGGCCGGGCGCACTGCCGTCGGACGCCTACATGATGGGCATCGATCCGGTGGATCAGCGGCCGATGATGCAGGAATCGCTCGAAGCCATCCTGGCGTTGTTCCGCGCCGCCCCCGACGAGCGGATCAGCCGCAAAACCGACTGGTTCACCCTGCAGGACGCCGCGCTGCACATCCGGCCCTACAGCTGGCCGTATCCCGAGATATCCACGGCAGCAATGGTTTCCCCGTCCGGACCGCGACTGGCCGGGGCACTGGGTACGTCGCTGCTGTCCCTGTCGATGTCAGTACCGGGCGGCTACGCGGCCATCGAGACCACCTGGGACACCGTGTGCGACCAGGCCGCGAAATCCGAC
The window above is part of the Mycolicibacterium fortuitum subsp. fortuitum genome. Proteins encoded here:
- the folE gene encoding GTP cyclohydrolase I FolE; the encoded protein is MSQSLREHHNNADTATRVFDQPRAEAAVRELLIAIGEDPDRQGLLDTPARVARAYKELMAGLYTDPDAVLNTTFDEEHDELVLVKEIPLYSTCEHHLVSFHGVAHVGYIPGVDGRVTGLSKIARLVDLYSKRPQVQERLTAQIADALMRKLDPRGAIVVIEAEHLCMAMRGVRKPGAVTTTSAVRGQFKTDKASRAEALELILRK
- the ftsH gene encoding ATP-dependent zinc metalloprotease FtsH → MNRKNVIRTLTVIAVVLLLGWSFFYFSDDTRGYKPVDTSVAVAQIGADNVKNAQIDDREQQLRLDLKSGKEETENSDKVITKYPTGYAVKLVDQLDAKHVKFGTTVNQGSFLGSMLIYMLPLLLLVALFVMFSRMQGGGRMGFGFGKSKAKQLGKDMPKTTFADVAGVDEAVEELYEIKDFLQNPSRYQALGAKIPKGVLLYGPPGTGKTLLARAVAGEAGVPFFTISGSDFVEMFVGVGASRVRDMFEQAKANSPCIIFVDEIDAVGRQRGAGMGGGHDEREQTLNQLLVEMDGFGDRQGVILIAATNRPDILDPALLRPGRFDRQIPVSNPDLAGRRAVLKVHSAGKPIAPDADLDGLAKRTVGMSGADLANVINEAALLTARENGTLITGAALEEAVDRVVGGPRRKGRIISEQEKKITAYHEGGHTLAAWAMPDIEPIYKVTILARGRTGGHAVAVPEDDKGLMTRSEMIARLVFAMGGRAAEELVFREPTTGAVSDIEQATKIARAMVTEYGMSSKLGAVRYGSEHGDPFLGRTMGTQADFGHEVARDIDDEVRKLIEAAHTEAWEILTEYRDVLDTLAGELLEKETLHRAELEAIFGDVKKRPRLTMFDDFGGRVPSDKPPIKTPGEIAIERGEPWPPPVPEPAFKAAIAAATREAERAKETNGSGANGAPPNGSNQNGSTQPDYGAPAGWHAPGWPPAPSQPGYQPPQPQQQPQGYWYPPPHPSGWQQPQPYPYQPYPHPGQPAPNEEAGQDRAPERTDRSDRSNPPAHG
- a CDS encoding alpha/beta fold hydrolase, producing MRVTQRLVDTNGVTLKVIEAGERGNPVVVLTHGFPELAYSWRHQIPVLAAAGYHVLAPDQRGYGGSSRPDGIDAYNIVELTADIAGLLDDVDAERAILIGHDWGSPVATNFPLFFPDRVAAVAALSVPPVPRASGPPTQIWRRMAGDNFFYILYFQEPGVADAALGADVRESMRRMMTMEGVSAPPEQLTGRPLPPLPEWISPDEFEHYVEAFSETGFTGPLNWYRNFDRNWELTDPVSGVTACQTITAPTLFVAGTADPVLSFTPRDRVGDVVTGDYREVLIDGAGHWLQQERPDEVNKVLLEFLEGLR
- a CDS encoding LLM class flavin-dependent oxidoreductase; the encoded protein is MSARAKSQHGAVSPLRFGVFITPFHPVGQSPTTALQYDMDRVEALDRLGYDEAWFGEHHSGGYELIACPEVFIAAVAERTKHIRLGTGVVSLPYHHPLMVADRWVLLDHLTRGRVMFGTGPGALPSDAYMMGIDPVDQRPMMQESLEAILALFRAAPDERISRKTDWFTLQDAALHIRPYSWPYPEISTAAMVSPSGPRLAGALGTSLLSLSMSVPGGYAAIETTWDTVCDQAAKSDRPEPDRQNWRVLGVIHLADTREQAIEDCTYGLQDFANYFGAAGFVPLSERTEDTGSAYEFVENYASKGNCCIGTTADAIAYIQDLLDRSGGFGTFLLLGHDWAPPAATFHSYELFAREVIPHFKGQLTAARASHDWAKGMRDQLFGRAGQAIVNAITEATTEATAEGKS